Part of the Benincasa hispida cultivar B227 chromosome 11, ASM972705v1, whole genome shotgun sequence genome, AAATTTGTTGAACGACATGACGTCATGTCGGTTCATAAACTTTAGAGCTGCCgattaaaatcaattattagCCTTTCTAACCTAACCTTTGTGACCTTGTCCCCCAAATTATTTTATGCTCATTGAAAATTTTCAGatttatcattatttattttggacTATATAGTAAAAATTATCCCGATTTATATGATGATAGATACAATTAtacctttaaattttcaattgtaaaaattaaatcgttaaatttttacaaatattaaaattgaacacTAAAACTTATAATAGTTATAGACATTAGAtctcaaatgataaaaatttaacattatataagtttgagagtcaaactttaatatttgtataaatttaatggctcgtttttataattgaaagtttaagtaTGTGTTTGGGACAAAGATTATCCTAAGACTATAATTAACCATCTCTTgctacagtaaatactattttgtattctcAATTAGGTACCgtcaacattattttaaaactcTTATTTGCTAccgtatttactatttattgcaacttttactatttttattcatcattttttttattatgtgttAGAGTGTctattattttcttctcaaactaaaataatttatacttcaaacacatactatcataATCCAAATTACTATCATgacccaaattaaaataatatatatttcaaacacaaactattataacacAGCTATAATAATCTAAGACCATACTTCATAAATAGTTTTgtaattattcaaaaaaaaaattggcttaatttttttttataaaaaaatatttttacttgatttcttttattaaaattggaaaggagaaacaaatgGTAATATAAAACCCTAACaagaattaaaagtttaatatcCTATTAGATGTTGAaactaattttatgtctaataaatttattaatttttcaaaaacatgtTAAATATGTAGAGATTTATTAGTTACAAATTAGAAAGTTTAGAgacatatttgatatttttaaaagttaggaATCTAAAAGATATAAAGTTGAAATTTCAACTACCTAATGGATTGAATATTTTTAGTAGTACACAAACCTATTTTACCATGaaatttttgaatattttaccatgaaaatgtttctaaaataaatattttaaagattttaccatgaaaattttgaaaatactttTTTGCTTGgtcaaagaaaattttaaagtaaaaagaTCCTAACATGGCTTTGACAACACTCTTAACTTTTTCCCATTATGTAGAatactaagatcaatgacttttgtacttcaacttgcCATTCAAtcattaataattattattattataataataataaactccaaaaaatcaaaattaacatttttcaactctAATATTTCAATCCAATATTAACCacctcctctctctctctctctcagaatTTCCATCTCATGTGTGTTTTGTGAATggaaaattttgacttttttcttTGTATGGTAGTTTGAAGAGATCAAAGATACAATCTCCATGAAAAAGAGATTAAAagtcattaaattaatttcttcaaACTTGAAAGAGTTTATAGTAGAGTAAAATACAACCAATCAAATTGGTGGAATAAAAGATTTAGTGTCAATGGGGAAATTTGAAGTAGTTGAAATGAATGAAGAACTTTTAGAGCACACTacattaaaatatcattttgattccttaaatttagatttttgttctatttaatctccatatttttaataattctcAAAATTAGTTCATAGTTCATACCATTATTTTATAGTTAACTcatctaaaaaaataatcttaTTGACGTTCGAATCTTGTTTGCGTTGGGCTTCGTCATGGGTCCCAATCGTCTTGATCGGTAGCCCGCTTCTACCTAGTTTGGTCACAAGATACTCCGAGCTATCCTGCATAAAAGACCCTCGCACTAGTCTAGTGTTGAACCTACTACACTTTGATGCTTAGGTTAGTATAAGGAGTGGCTAATTCAACTAAGCACAAAAGAAGGTTGGATCTCTTCTTTGGAGGCTTCCCCTTTGGGATGGTCGAATGAGGTTGTTTATAAGGGTTCTCTAACAAACACCCTTTGGTTACGTGTAACAACATCGATGTTAGAGACATTGCTAGCACACGAAGTTGCAGGGTGCCAATTTGAGTCCGACTCAATTATTTTACAATTGGTATACATTCACCGACTCAACTGATTGGCCCAAACCTCAAAACATTTACATATCTCTTTTGGGACACACTCTCTTATGTCTCTCCCTAATATGCTATGGACTTGAGTTCGCCTGTGGCCTTTGGATCTTGAATTGGACAATTATCAACAAATCTCTATCGACTACATTCCTTCAAAAATTTTAGAaagatatttatattattaatattgttATACCAAAATGGATAAAATATTAACTTGAAACTTACAATAAATGTGACTTTATTTAGGAAATTTTCTATAATTCTATTAATAATTGAACTAAAAGAGGGACAAAATGGACCATGGAAATGTTGAGTTTGTAGACTTTGGGAGATTATGGTTGTGTAAAGCTGACATaggaatgaaaatgaaaaggaaaaagggaaagaaaaggtAGAAAGAGTCTTCAGTATTTGTTCTTTTCGTTTGCTTTGTCAAAAAAGAAACGGTGCCTTTTTGGTATGTGAAAATAAAGTGTCGGTGAATAAGTGATTTGACTATTATTCTACATCGCTCCCCAACCCTCACCaatcatccaaatttttgtGGTAAGACTTGTTTGCcaaactttttgaaaaatttgtacGAAAGAGTCAAATTTTGAGGCCCACTTGAAATTTGATCTATCTTTTAAAGCCACTCGAAAATTGACCTCCTAATGACGTTGCATGCAAAAGTACCGTTTTAATCCCAAAACGCGTGCGAGGCCAAACGCAACACAGATTTCTCGCTCTTTCCTCTCGCTATCCAATTCACATTGCTCTCCATCATTTTTTCCTCGACTTTTTCCCCATCTTTTGAATTCTTcctcttgtttcttcttctagaaagaagaagaaaataaggcaaaagaagaaaaagaaagtcaGAACGTGTGCGACATCGACCGTTTTGGTACTAAACGGATATTTCACACGTGGCTGGCGTCATCAAAAAGCCAAAAATTGAGTGTTTTTTAAAGTTGGGCCAAATTTCAGGTGGGCCTCGAAATTTGACCCACCAGTACAAattttccaaatattttttcccttttattgttttattgttGAAGCATCAATCTTGTAATTGGTAGAAATCGAGCCCTTACATGGACTCCCACAAGGTCTCCCTTTGGCACCACCACGTGTCAAGACTCTCGTGGTAGACATTTCGAGCTTATGAAAAAGCTAAAGAACTATTAAATTGAACCATCTAACCTACAGAGTTTGGTCTTAAGTGAACCAAGAGCGTATTTCTCAAGCGATGACAGAGGTCTCTATAAATAGTGAAACACATACGGTATGTAAGTATGCAATTTTACCCTAGCTCTACTCAACACTTTCTCAATCTAAGCATTGAAGCATTAGAACATGTTAGACACAAGTACCAAAATAATGTGACCCTTACCCCTCGTCTCATCACCTCGACTATCCGCCCACGTGGACCTATAACCAAGTTCTCACATCAACACATCTTGTAAGgaatattttctctcaaatcacATTCAAAATTAGTATAGATATTCTGACAATATTACAGGCAGGACAATGTTAGTATACGTGAAATGATCCAATTTGAAATCTAAGACTTAAACTAGtaacatattcatattaaagAAGATTCTCATCTTAAATattgtatgaatttttttttttttttctaattcaaCAATATGTAAGATAAGAGATTTAAATCTTTTACCTCTTAGGGGCATTTGAAACAagaattggttattatagttttaggttataatagtttgtgtttaagatgtaaattattttagtttgagctATAATAGTGTGTTTGatgtgtaaactattttaggttgaaaatgaaataataaacactatagcaaatagtaaatattgttgTAAATTTGAGCTTTGAAATAATATTGACCGTAgctaattaaaaacaacaaaatagtatttactatagcAAAATGTGATTATTATAATCTTAGGATAGTCATTGCCCCAAATGCCCCTTTAATCAAATACGTGTACCTAAACTAAATGCTCAATACTCAAAGTTATCCTTTTCTCATTCAAATTTGAGATCCCTTCACCACCCATCACTTGACTTGATCCTCATAAAAACTTAACAAAACATTACCACCAAAATCCAAGATTAATTCAATCACAATAGTTTTTCCTTTCAGTTAAATTAAGTACCATTTCGGTCTAAAAATTAGGtttcattaaaattttcatcTATATATGTTCAAATGTCCAAACTTAATCTATGAACTTTCAATATAAATCCTACATTTAGATGGCGTCCCTTTTGCAACCTGTTTAAGCTTCGATCAAATTGATTTGTGCCTCCTTCATAATTTGGAGCCAGAAAGGATACCGCTCGCTACCCAAATCAACCAACCTGGAAATGAAGCTTGATAGGTATGCTGCTCACATATCATATACATGAAACGCAAGGAGCAGCTAGTGAGGTGGTTTGGAAAATGTAATTGTACCAAAATTCTAGCTCAATTGCAATGTCACATGTTAGTTGGCCTTGCCCATGACAGTTTCTTCACCATCAAACACGGTTCTCTCCATGGGAAATTTACACCTCTCTCCTGAGCACATAAGGTGTTAAAAGAAATGCCGAGCAAAACGATACACCTGCTAAATGCTCTTCTCAGAAGCCTCTGCAAATAGAATCAATGGGGACAAACTTTATATCTCTTTCATGAAATAGTATCTTATGAAAGATAATTTCACTGTTCCTATAGTTTTTGAAGGTGTTATGCaatcgacaaacaaagaaaaggaTAAAACATAAACAGTAGAGAAATCAACATAGATTTATGTGATACATTAACAGTGTATTAGCTACGTCTACGGGCAAAAGGAGAGAGCAGCTTATTATTAGAGAGAGAGTATCATATTACAAATTGTAAAGGCACCTGTAGGGTTAAAAGGTTTATATATAGTGCACCTCCCTAAACTATAGAGCCAAAATCGTCAATAACATAAATACGAATACAAAATAGATTTCAAGGCATTCTAACAAATAATAGATTGAAGACATTCTAATAGAAGGCCTACACAGGGCTGTACGCACTTGCATTTGGAAAGACTGTTCATGTGttcataaagaaaaataagaaaaatgcaTGAGCAATTCCAcgtttttttggaattttctcAACCAAACGTGATTTTGTGGACTTTGATGATAACTGGGTATGAGTATACCGATGACCAAGCATGTATAAACCCCGACCCTACCACACCTGATAGCTTATTATCGACCTGTACTCAACTGTCAAATTCAAGGGTCAGAAGTAGCATACATGGCTTTATAactgttaaaaaataaaagagtaggGAAGAGAATAACAACCCAGTTACAtggaaaccctagtacagggagaaaaaccacgataaacactgatttttattattaattctaatacacaaagtacaagagaataggccaaataaatagactagtgAGAACCCCTAGGGTACACACAATTACTAAAATACCCCTAAGGTTACAAGCTGTTTTtcgacactccccctcaagttggggcataaatatcaataagGCCCGACTTGCTGACACAGTAAACAAAACTGTCTCAGTAACCCTTTTGTGAGCGCATCTGCAATTTGCTGATTTAAGGGAACATAAGGAATGCATATACTTCCGTTGTCAAGTCTTTCCTTGATGAAGTGCCGGTTGATCTCAACGTGTTTTGTTCTGTCATGCTGAACATGATTAATTGCAATACTTATTGTtgccttattgtcacaaaacagTTTCATTGGGAGCTTAATGTCTTGATGAAGATCTGACAACACTTTcatcaaccagatttcttcacatatccctaaaCTCATGGTCCGATACTCAGCTTCTGCACTACTTCTGGCCACAACCCCCCTGTTTCTTGCTCCTCCAGGTCACAAGATTACCCCAAACAAATGTGCAATaccctgatgttgattttctatcaacaacagacCCTACCCAATTAAAATCAATGTAGGCTTCAATGCAGCATTTATCAGACTTCTTGAACATTAACCCCTTACCAGGTGTACCTTTCAGATATCGTAGAATGCGTTCAACTGTTGTCATGTGTTCTTCACAAGGagcctgcataaactgactgacaACACTCACTGCATATGAAATATCAGGTCTCGTATgagataagtatatcaatttcccAACTAACCGCTGATACCTCTCTTTATTGACCGGAACACTGTTACTAGTATTGCTAagctttgaattatattcaactaGGGTGTCAGCAAGTTTGCACCCAGTCATTCATGTTTCCGTAAGAAGATCAATCGCGTATTTCCGTTGGGACACTGAGATTCTGTCCCTAGACCGGGCTACTTCCATTCCGAGAAAGTATCTCAACTTCccaaggtctttaatttcaaactctttgGCCATCTTTGTTTTGAGTTTCacaatttcatcatcatcatcaccgGAGAGCACAATATCGTCAACGTACACAATGAGAATTGCTACCTTCCCTGAAGTTGACTTTTTTGTAAAAAGTGTGATCTGAGTGCCCTTGGGTATACCCTTGTCCTTTGACAAAAGTGGCAAATCTGTCAAACCAAGCTCTCggagactgtttcaacccataaagcGACTTTCTCATCTGGCAGACTCGCTGTTTGAACTAGTCTTCAAATCCAGGAGGAGGATTCATGTAGACTTCCTCCATTGAGAAAGGCATTCTTTACATCCAGTTGATGTAGAGgccaatatttgttaactacaaCTGATAGCAATACTCAGATAGTATTGAGTTTAGCTACTGGAGAGAATGTCTCGGAATAATCTACCCAAAAGGTTTGAGTAAACCCTTTGGCAACTAACCTGGCCTTGTACCGATCAACGGACTCATCTGACTTGTACTTTATAGTGAAAACCCATTTGCACCCAACTGTCTTGTGCCCTTTAGGTAGGATCACTTGGTCCCACGTTCCATTTTTCTCCAGAGCTCTCATCTCCTCCATAACAACAGCCTTCCAAACTTCAGTTCTCATTGCTTCTTGTATGTTACTCGATATCACCCCTACATCTAAACTAGTGGTAAAGGCCCTAAATTCAGATGATAGGTTACTGTATGTCATGTAGTTATGCATAAGGTACCTTGTACATGACCGAATACCTTTCCTCAGGGCTATTGGAAAATCAAAAGAAGCATCATACTCCTTCAGACTGTCAGAATTTTCACTGTGATCACTAGTCTCCTCTTCTTGTTTCTCATCTTCAGAAATCACCACCTTTTCACCATTATCTCTAGTATCACTCACATTTTCTAAAGCTGTGTCTGAATCGTCATTCACTGTCGTCTTCCCATCTGCTATAGTGGTGTTGTCAGCACCTTCTCCTCCTTTTTCCTCTTGCACTCGTTAGTCTCAGTACAAGTATCAATCTCAGGAATACATGTAACTGATGTCGGGTTTGACTCATAGACCGGAGCCGGAAATGCAACAGGTGACGCTccttccttcctgagattctttCTATAGTATGTTATCTATGGGACTTGATTGGTAGAGAGGGTAGGACCGACATGTTAGGGAATAGGAGATGACTCCAAAGGAACTGTATATGtggaccagttagtctcttcactagaggtctccccctgaagatggtTAACAGGGAAGAAGGGTTGATCCTCAAAGAAGTGATATCCatggaaacaaaatatttgcGAGAGGATAGGTGGTAACATTTATACCCACGCTGATGGAGTGGATATCCAACAAAGACGCATTTTTTAGCACGGAGGGTAAATTTCATGCGGTTTGGACCATGGGAGTGAACAAAGGCAACACAGTCAAAAACTCGAAGTGGTACATCGAAGACTAAACGAGTCGTAGGGTAGGACTCTTTCAAACAATCTAACGGGTTTTGAAAATTGAGGACTCGGGAAGGCATTCGGTTGATTAAGTGAGCAGCAGTAAGGATGGCATCACCCCATAGGTAAGACGAGAGTGATGTGGATAGCATTAAGGACCTGGTAACTTCCACCAAATGATGATTTTTCCTCTCGACTACCCCATTTTGTTAGGGAGTGTAGGCACACGAACTCTGGTGGATAATCCCTTTGGATGCAAGAAACTCCTGAAAGGAAGTGTTAAAGAATTCCCGCCCATTGTCACTTCTCAAAATACCAATTCTGGCATTAAACTGGGTTTCCACAGTGGCAtaaaattgttggaatacaGATAACACCTCGGACTTATCAGTGAGAAGAAATACTCAAGTAAGCCGAATGTGGTCGTCTATAAAAGTGACAAATCAGCGTTTCCCTGTGGAGGTTGTGGTTGGTGAGGGACCCTAAACATCACTGTGGACTAAGGTGAAGGGCTTGAGTGGTTTATAGGGCTGGGAGTGGAAGGAGACACGATTCTGTTGGCACGAATATACACTTCACACTTTAAAGAAGACACATTAATATTGCGAAATAAATGCGGAAATAAGTATTTCATGTACTAAAAGTTTGGATGTCCTAAGCGGTAATGCCATAACAGAAAATCATTCTCAGAGTTAGAAAAATTTAAGGAGACAAGGCTAGTCCTATAATCATTCTTAGAGGAAGCATCATCAGTTAGGAAGTAGAGTCCCCTATCGTACCGGGCAATGCCAATCGTCGTCCCCGAGCTTAGATCCTGAAATAAAACAGAGTCAGGTGAAAATACTACCTGACAATTCAGATCTCTTGTAATCTTACTGATGGAtaacaaattatatgaaattttaggaacatgcaaaATGTCCTGCAAAACCGAACCCTCAAACGGAGATAAATCCTCTTTTCCCGCAACAGATGCGAATGACCCATCTGtaatcctaattcattcattaCCAGCACTTGGATAATATGAGAGAAACTGATCAGAGGTACCAGTAAGATGATCCGTCGCCCCTGAGTCAACAATCCAAGGTTTTTTACCGTTCACACTAATAAGACCAAAAGACTGTATATTGTCTGACTGGGCGATGGTACTGATTCCAACCGTACTCAAGCTGGTTGTACTATCAACTAAGGGAAATCCAGACAGGATATTTGTAGTGGGTAAAATAGGGAAAGAATTTACCGGGTTTTCATCTGGGTATTGAGTCGAGCCACAACCGGCTTGAAACGAGGCAGCCACTAACAGCTAGAAGGAGATCGCCGGCTGGAAGGTAATCACCAGCTGGAGGGAGGTCACCGGCTGAAAGTGGTCGCCGGCTCGTTGTTGGTCGAACGAACTAGGGCCAAGCGCGGACGGATCTACCGTGTTCGGCGTGACTCCTCGTAGATTGGACGGATCTGGCGCAGAAGGACCGACCGGTGCAAAGAGCTGCGGCACGGAGGGTTGTGACGGCACGAAGGGTTGTGATGGCGCGCAAAGAGATATGATGGATCTGGCCTCGACCGGTGCGGCTGGTGGCGACCCACGATTGGAATCAACCGAAAACATACCTGTCCGTCCGTCGATGACTCGTCTGGACTCGCTCAACTCTTCTATCTGGTGTGGCGGTTTCCACCGATGCCGGCTCTCCATCGACTGCAGTTGGACGGCAGAAATCAACTCCGGCAGGACTGCTTGAAAACATTCCTTTACGGCTGCTCAAATAGCGGTCTTCATGTCAAACGAAGTTCCATCAGCAGAAGATGATTGAGGTTGGTTCTCTTCCATAATGGCTAGGGTTTCATCGCCTAGCTCTGATACtgtgttaaaaaataaaagagtagggaagagaataacaacccagttacgtggaaaccctagtacaggaagaaaaaccacgaaagacactgatttttattattaattctgatacacaaagtacaagagaatatgccaaataaatagactagtgAGAAGCCCTAGGGTACACACAATTACTAAAATATCCCTAGGGTAAACTAGGCTCCATTTTTTATAGGTTTTCGGTCTTAGTCAAGATAGGTCAGGGGCGCGTCAGAACGGTCGGTGGCTGCTTAGTCTCATCCGAGAGTCTAATCTCTTAGAAGCAAGCCCAACCGCAAGCTGTTTTTCGACAATAACTATATGAAATCTTTgcttcaaaaaataataataataaataaattaaaagctGCAGCCAACTTGTTTGAGAAAATGCTGGCAAAAAATGTAATTTCATGGAGCTCCTTGATTGCTTGTGTTCTCACAATGGCAGCACTAAatcttttcaataaaattattaataggAAAACCAAATTCAATCCAATCACCGTGATTGGG contains:
- the LOC120090717 gene encoding secreted RxLR effector protein 161-like, with the translated sequence MTGCKLADTLVEYNSKLSNTSNSVPVNKERYQRLVGKLIYLSHTRPDISYAVSVVSQFMQAPCEEHMTTVERILRYLKGTPGKGLMFKKSDKCCIEAYIDFNWVGSVVDRKSTSGYCTFVWGNLVTWRSKKQGGCGQK